A part of Aegilops tauschii subsp. strangulata cultivar AL8/78 chromosome 2, Aet v6.0, whole genome shotgun sequence genomic DNA contains:
- the LOC120961920 gene encoding protein FAR1-RELATED SEQUENCE 5 isoform X3, producing the protein MASAETEKSSMSTLVAESNGSVCSAVSWGISNYPDSAVFGIDPERLSVLREVTEDDPSGRFADLLDSVDVMTETDIADLDGNRASRMENRYVALDDKVGWVTRNRKVAMPDERATSAERVIALETALTGFAERKTDTVVTPSVGLTFDSIIEAYDFYNLYSWETGFGIRYAKSRTNVKGTRCMQEFVCCCSGKPKEPNSTSSRCQCQAMIRLLRTDDDGWHIDKYTRELVSQLRENNVNLSKVYSTLATFFGRVENVPFTKRCLRTLCGKLSREQADDDVRKTMAIFSEMKVQDSEFSYNVQVDDESRIRTLMWTNGRSKKQYHHFGDVVTFDTTYKTNLYDMPFGIFVGVNNHFQSVLYAGVLMRDETVDTFKWIFDEFVKMMGGKRPITILTDQARAMEVAIEDVYPDATQRWCKWHILKKAKESLGSNYTKKSDFRAEFHKLVHEMLTIEEFEDRWAALLEKYSLTKNTHLTQIYETRQKWAKPYFAGKFCARQTSTGRSESANHMLKQYVPPSCSMNLFVKQYNKLQFDREQEEGFQEKRTRLSGAVLKVNTPLEMHASKVYTRKMFEIFGGILYESGSYDVEEIIPKQKYIVTHVKAEKREKWFKCRYEVNVSDNLGYFSCICGLFEHMGMVCCHSLQVMNVLRLKEIPPRHILKRWSIHGRDNLPDHLKHYQQDMGPPDAPTYRHSALYITALEVVKMGDRNLESYKFMLDGLVDLRERGAKISAPNDGLGIAEQQVSNTGVAGGSNGKTKSCKAACSVRSVEGNHLSAGGATSVSVHPPASQGEGRTKSQDMASEGSCPNANSYNSDYSETASRLDVNVGDSMLAPEREKKRGRPTTSRDKAPYEKGSNKRSRFCSICRGKGHKSSTCPDRGDAPKKERKVGTCSKCGLPKKERKVGTCSKCGLPGHRKTTCSKPLVSSMPGVPPAHSFPGTFV; encoded by the exons ATGGCTTCAGCAGAAACAGAGAAATCCAG CATGTCTACTTTGGTGGCGGAAAGCAACGGATCTGTGTGCTCGGCAGTATCGTGGGGCATTTCTAATTACCCTGATTCGGCTGTTTTTGGCATCGATCCGGAGAGGCTGAGCGTCCTGCGAGAGGTTACCGAGGACGACCCCAGCGGCAGATTTGCGGATTTGTTGGATTCTGTCGACGTTATGACAGAAACAGACATCGCGGATCTAGATGGGAATAGGGCTTCGAGGATGGAGAATAGATATGTGGCCCTTGATGACAAAGTTGGGTGGGTTACAAG GAACAGGAAGGTAGCAATGCCAGACGAGAGAGCAACAAGTGCTGAGAGGGTGATAGCCCTAGAAACAGCGCTCACGGGATTTGCTGAAAGGAAAACAGACACCGTAGTGACACCATCAGTTGGACTGACGTTCGACTCTATAATAGAGGCCTACGATTTTTACAATCTTTATTCCTGGGAGACAGGTTTTGGCATTAGATATGCAAAGAGCAGAACCAATGTAAAAGGCACGAGGTGCATGCAGGAGTTCGTGTGCTGCTGCTCG GGCAAGCCAAAAGAGCCAAATTCAACATCATCACGGTGTCAATGCCAGGCCATGATAAGACTTTTGCGGACAGACGACGATGGATG GCATATCGACAAATATACCAGAGAGCTAGTATCACAGCTTAGAGAGAACAATGTGAACCTGAGCAAAGTTTACAGTACTCTTGCAACTTTTTTTGGGAGGGTCGAAAATGTGCCGTTCACCAAAAGGTGCCTCAGGACATTATGTGGGAAGCTGAGCAGGGAGCAGGCCGATGACGATGTACGGAAGACGATGGCAATTTTTTCAGAGATGAAGGTCCAAGACAGCGAGTTCAGTTACAATGTGCAGGTAGATGATGAAAGTAGAATACGTACTCTCATGTGGACGAATGGACGTAGCAAAAAACAGTACCACCATTTTGGCGATGTGGTGACGTTCGACACCACATACAAGACTAATCTATACGATATGCCATTCGGTATTTTTGTTGGCGTGAACAACCACTTTCAAAGTGTGCTGTATGCTGGTGTGCTCATGCGAGATGAGACGGTCGACACTTTCAAATGGATTTTTGATGAGTTTGTGAAGATGATGGGAGGGAAAAGACCAATTACCATTTTAACAG ACCAAGCGAGGGCGATGGAAGTCGCTATTGAGGACGTATATCCGGATGCAACACAGAGATGGTGCAAGTGGCACATCCTGAAGAAGGCCAAAGAGAGCCTGGGGTCTAATTACACCAAGAAATCTGATTTCAGGGCAGAATTCCACAAATTGGTTCACGAAATGCTGACTATAGAGGAGTTTGAGGACAGGTGGGCAGCGTTGCTTGAGAAGTATTCACTGACTAAGAACACGCACCTGACGCAAATTTACGAGACAAGGCAGAAATGGGCCAAGCCATACTTTGCAGGAAAATTCTGCGCAAGGCAAACCAGCACTGGGAGGAGTGAGAGCGCCAATCACATGTTGAAACAGTATGTGCCACCTTCTTGCTCAATGAATCTGTTTGTCAAGCAGTACAACAAGCTACAGTTTGACCGTGAACAAGAAGAGGGGTTCCAGGAAAAACGAACCAGGCTG AGTGGAGCTGTCTTGAAGGTCAACACCCCACTAGAAATGCACGCTAGCAAGGTGTACACCAGGAAGATGTTCGAGATTTTCGGGGGGATATTGTACGAATCCGGAAGCTATGATGTAGAAGAGATCATACCAAAACAGAAATACATAGTGACACACGTGAAGGCTGAAAAGCGAGAGAAATGGTTCAAATGCCGCTACGAGGTCAATGTGTCTGATAATTTGGGGTATTTCTCCTGCATATGCGGCCTGTTCGAGCACATGGGGATGGTTTGCTGTCACTCGCTGCAG GTCATGAATGTGCTCCGGCTTAAGGAGATTCCACCCAGACACATCCTGAAGAGATGGAGCATACACGGGAGAGACAATCTGCCAGATCATCTAAAACATTACCAACAGGACATGGGGCCGCCGGACGCACCCACTTATAGACATTCTGCTTTGTACATCACTGCTCTGGAAGTGGTTAAAATGGGTGATAGAAACCTAGAATCATACAAATTCATGTTGGATGGATTGGTGGATCTGAGGGAGAGAGGAGCAAAAATTAGCGCACCAAATGATGGCCTAGGCATTGCGGAGCAGCAGGTTTCGAACACCGGAGTTGCGGGTGGTTCGAACGGGAAAACTAAATCTTGTAAGGCGGCGTGCTCTGTAAGGAGTGTAGAAGGGAATCACTTGTCCGCCGGAGGAGCAACATCGGTGTCGGTTCATCCACCTGCAAGCCAGGGTGAGGGGAGGACAAAATCCCAAGACATGGCATCAGAAGGATCTTGTCCCAATGCAAATAGCTACAATTCAGACTATTCTGAAACTGCATCAAGGCTGGATGTCAATGTGGGCGATAGTATGCTTGCGCCGGAAAGGGAGAAGAAACGTGGCAGGCCAACGACAAGCAGGGACAAGGCTCCGTATGAGAAGGGGAGCAACAAAAGATCAAGGTTTTGTTCTATTTGCAGGGGCAAAGGACACAAGTCAAGCACCTGCCCTGACCGTGGTGACGCCCCTAAAAAGGAAAGGAAAGTGGGCACATGCAGCAAGTGTGGGTTGCCTAAAAAGGAAAGGAAAGTGGGCACATGCAGCAAGTGTGGGTTGCCTGGGCATAGGAAAACTACGTGCAGCAAGCCACTGGTGTCCTCGATGCCTGGCGTTCCTCCGGCTCATTCGTTTCCAGGAACGTTTGTCTGA
- the LOC120961920 gene encoding protein FAR1-RELATED SEQUENCE 5 isoform X5, translated as MGIGLRGWRIDMWPLMTKLGGLQAGFRNRKVAMPDERATSAERVIALETALTGFAERKTDTVVTPSVGLTFDSIIEAYDFYNLYSWETGFGIRYAKSRTNVKGTRCMQEFVCCCSGKPKEPNSTSSRCQCQAMIRLLRTDDDGWHIDKYTRELVSQLRENNVNLSKVYSTLATFFGRVENVPFTKRCLRTLCGKLSREQADDDVRKTMAIFSEMKVQDSEFSYNVQVDDESRIRTLMWTNGRSKKQYHHFGDVVTFDTTYKTNLYDMPFGIFVGVNNHFQSVLYAGVLMRDETVDTFKWIFDEFVKMMGGKRPITILTDQARAMEVAIEDVYPDATQRWCKWHILKKAKESLGSNYTKKSDFRAEFHKLVHEMLTIEEFEDRWAALLEKYSLTKNTHLTQIYETRQKWAKPYFAGKFCARQTSTGRSESANHMLKQYVPPSCSMNLFVKQYNKLQFDREQEEGFQEKRTRLSGAVLKVNTPLEMHASKVYTRKMFEIFGGILYESGSYDVEEIIPKQKYIVTHVKAEKREKWFKCRYEVNVSDNLGYFSCICGLFEHMGMVCCHSLQVMNVLRLKEIPPRHILKRWSIHGRDNLPDHLKHYQQDMGPPDAPTYRHSALYITALEVVKMGDRNLESYKFMLDGLVDLRERGAKISAPNDGLGIAEQQVSNTGVAGGSNGKTKSCKAACSVRSVEGNHLSAGGATSVSVHPPASQGEGRTKSQDMASEGSCPNANSYNSDYSETASRLDVNVGDSMLAPEREKKRGRPTTSRDKAPYEKGSNKRSRFCSICRGKGHKSSTCPDRGDAPKKERKVGTCSKCGLPKKERKVGTCSKCGLPGHRKTTCSKPLVSSMPGVPPAHSFPGTFV; from the exons ATGGGAATAGGGCTTCGAGGATGGAGAATAGATATGTGGCCCTTGATGACAAAGTTGGGTGGGTTACAAG CTGGTTTTAGGAACAGGAAGGTAGCAATGCCAGACGAGAGAGCAACAAGTGCTGAGAGGGTGATAGCCCTAGAAACAGCGCTCACGGGATTTGCTGAAAGGAAAACAGACACCGTAGTGACACCATCAGTTGGACTGACGTTCGACTCTATAATAGAGGCCTACGATTTTTACAATCTTTATTCCTGGGAGACAGGTTTTGGCATTAGATATGCAAAGAGCAGAACCAATGTAAAAGGCACGAGGTGCATGCAGGAGTTCGTGTGCTGCTGCTCG GGCAAGCCAAAAGAGCCAAATTCAACATCATCACGGTGTCAATGCCAGGCCATGATAAGACTTTTGCGGACAGACGACGATGGATG GCATATCGACAAATATACCAGAGAGCTAGTATCACAGCTTAGAGAGAACAATGTGAACCTGAGCAAAGTTTACAGTACTCTTGCAACTTTTTTTGGGAGGGTCGAAAATGTGCCGTTCACCAAAAGGTGCCTCAGGACATTATGTGGGAAGCTGAGCAGGGAGCAGGCCGATGACGATGTACGGAAGACGATGGCAATTTTTTCAGAGATGAAGGTCCAAGACAGCGAGTTCAGTTACAATGTGCAGGTAGATGATGAAAGTAGAATACGTACTCTCATGTGGACGAATGGACGTAGCAAAAAACAGTACCACCATTTTGGCGATGTGGTGACGTTCGACACCACATACAAGACTAATCTATACGATATGCCATTCGGTATTTTTGTTGGCGTGAACAACCACTTTCAAAGTGTGCTGTATGCTGGTGTGCTCATGCGAGATGAGACGGTCGACACTTTCAAATGGATTTTTGATGAGTTTGTGAAGATGATGGGAGGGAAAAGACCAATTACCATTTTAACAG ACCAAGCGAGGGCGATGGAAGTCGCTATTGAGGACGTATATCCGGATGCAACACAGAGATGGTGCAAGTGGCACATCCTGAAGAAGGCCAAAGAGAGCCTGGGGTCTAATTACACCAAGAAATCTGATTTCAGGGCAGAATTCCACAAATTGGTTCACGAAATGCTGACTATAGAGGAGTTTGAGGACAGGTGGGCAGCGTTGCTTGAGAAGTATTCACTGACTAAGAACACGCACCTGACGCAAATTTACGAGACAAGGCAGAAATGGGCCAAGCCATACTTTGCAGGAAAATTCTGCGCAAGGCAAACCAGCACTGGGAGGAGTGAGAGCGCCAATCACATGTTGAAACAGTATGTGCCACCTTCTTGCTCAATGAATCTGTTTGTCAAGCAGTACAACAAGCTACAGTTTGACCGTGAACAAGAAGAGGGGTTCCAGGAAAAACGAACCAGGCTG AGTGGAGCTGTCTTGAAGGTCAACACCCCACTAGAAATGCACGCTAGCAAGGTGTACACCAGGAAGATGTTCGAGATTTTCGGGGGGATATTGTACGAATCCGGAAGCTATGATGTAGAAGAGATCATACCAAAACAGAAATACATAGTGACACACGTGAAGGCTGAAAAGCGAGAGAAATGGTTCAAATGCCGCTACGAGGTCAATGTGTCTGATAATTTGGGGTATTTCTCCTGCATATGCGGCCTGTTCGAGCACATGGGGATGGTTTGCTGTCACTCGCTGCAG GTCATGAATGTGCTCCGGCTTAAGGAGATTCCACCCAGACACATCCTGAAGAGATGGAGCATACACGGGAGAGACAATCTGCCAGATCATCTAAAACATTACCAACAGGACATGGGGCCGCCGGACGCACCCACTTATAGACATTCTGCTTTGTACATCACTGCTCTGGAAGTGGTTAAAATGGGTGATAGAAACCTAGAATCATACAAATTCATGTTGGATGGATTGGTGGATCTGAGGGAGAGAGGAGCAAAAATTAGCGCACCAAATGATGGCCTAGGCATTGCGGAGCAGCAGGTTTCGAACACCGGAGTTGCGGGTGGTTCGAACGGGAAAACTAAATCTTGTAAGGCGGCGTGCTCTGTAAGGAGTGTAGAAGGGAATCACTTGTCCGCCGGAGGAGCAACATCGGTGTCGGTTCATCCACCTGCAAGCCAGGGTGAGGGGAGGACAAAATCCCAAGACATGGCATCAGAAGGATCTTGTCCCAATGCAAATAGCTACAATTCAGACTATTCTGAAACTGCATCAAGGCTGGATGTCAATGTGGGCGATAGTATGCTTGCGCCGGAAAGGGAGAAGAAACGTGGCAGGCCAACGACAAGCAGGGACAAGGCTCCGTATGAGAAGGGGAGCAACAAAAGATCAAGGTTTTGTTCTATTTGCAGGGGCAAAGGACACAAGTCAAGCACCTGCCCTGACCGTGGTGACGCCCCTAAAAAGGAAAGGAAAGTGGGCACATGCAGCAAGTGTGGGTTGCCTAAAAAGGAAAGGAAAGTGGGCACATGCAGCAAGTGTGGGTTGCCTGGGCATAGGAAAACTACGTGCAGCAAGCCACTGGTGTCCTCGATGCCTGGCGTTCCTCCGGCTCATTCGTTTCCAGGAACGTTTGTCTGA